ATGCAACTAACAAAACACCACAAGACCTCCAAACACTTAACCTAAATGCTAATCTAATTTAAGTCTATCCACATTAGAGGATGACTTAAACTTTATTGACATCAATTTTAAATGGACATGAAGAAAAATAACATCATACAATTGGTCTATACTCCGATGAGTCTTCCTGAAAATACGAATATTTCTTTCTTGCCAAATGAAATAAACCGCCACCACAAAACAAAGCTTAGCAACCACCATTGTAGCAGACTTGCCATTTGCCGCCACCACAATATTATTCAAAACATCATGCCATCTGTGACTTGCAAATGAAAACCGAACCTTGTTCTGTACTTGATTCCACACACAAGTAGTATACACACACTCAAAAAACAAATGAGCATGAGAGTCCATCCCATTCTTGCAAAAAACTCACTCCAAAATTGGATTAGATCTCAACTCCCATGATTTAAGTTTATCTTGAGTCTTTAATATCTCCCCATTAACAACCACATAACAAAAGCGTGCTTGGGAATACAATTCGAAAACCAAACAACATCGAACCATGGAACAATAGGACCTGAAGGTCTAATCGAGTACCACACAATAGCAATCGAGCAGCCATGTATGATTTGATCATCACTCTTCCACCCAAGTTGGTTGGGAGAATTAGAAAATTGGGGCATATTAATCAAGTGAAGGCTAGGAAAATTATTGTACCAATCATTAGGCCAATTAGGACCATCATCATTAAAAAAATCACGCACCTTTTCATTTAACCCATATCCTGCAACGCATATAACATGAATTGGAATAAAGTCTGCCAACAGGCCAACTGGGTTCCAATTATCAAACCAGGCCGAAGCACACTTCCCATCTCC
This genomic window from Rutidosis leptorrhynchoides isolate AG116_Rl617_1_P2 chromosome 2, CSIRO_AGI_Rlap_v1, whole genome shotgun sequence contains:
- the LOC139890120 gene encoding uncharacterized protein, which codes for MDSHAHLFFECVYTTCVWNQVQNKVRFSFASHRWHDVLNNIVVAANGKSATMVVAKLCFVVAVYFIWQERNIRIFRKTHRSIDQLYDVIFLHVHLKLMSIKFKSSSNVDRLKLD
- the LOC139890121 gene encoding uncharacterized mitochondrial protein AtMg00310-like, with the protein product MAIIKDIEKLLRGFLWCQGEFKNGKAKVKWDDVCMPKDENGLGIKSLKYWNIALMASHLWRLMTSKQSLWVHWIHEYRLANYNLWDVKVKPDASWSWQKLLNIRNMVRKFFIFNIGDGKCASAWFDNWNPVGLLADFIPIHVICVAGYGLNEKVRDFFNDDGPNWPNDWYNNFPSLHLINMPQFSNSPNQLGWKSDDQIIHGCSIAIVWYSIRPSGPIVPWFDVVWFSNCIPKHAFVMWLLMGRY